A stretch of the Phaeodactylum tricornutum CCAP 1055/1 chromosome 15, whole genome shotgun sequence genome encodes the following:
- a CDS encoding predicted protein: MSSKLHQVYVALDSHQYNRAIKLCLALPKTNILGQALLAHAYAKSAQRYDALRTIQSILGTDAFPEVQLELKYSLETEESSVNATAPILGPISSKKANKKGKKKHSTAAAAVPPVAVSAPSAKQSDFDLIDRLDHPPVLPENWEIVPAATDQTPTDHTVLATLSMTMLNQLNLPLTAYQLYCWAIKKFEDEVLVSRAFTNGLAVLMAPQYQDIAPLVLANLQLLALQLSRIQQRSYGVTPAIAWAAQAALWQLEAIESSNSRSADPQQLARAAMLPRLAESMASKCVAEDSKGQRAEEFLLYMRALARQQKWEESLDAIDNRLEISKNSEKAAPSRETLLYKKTKILEKLERYTDAATILAEHLLTLSPDQWDYWKAHIRCSLKMAENSAETVLLSEILAANVIKTMEMDQRHPLRGPHLVAVDVSARRLELRPSNTGVIEVIHKIIAYGDIFCARVACTFSDLRPYLDQVLKVATSEEAQMLLLWLSGIRLKVRDLNCEFKERGRQLRLLTFATQMTYKILALHGNLETEFLMHWKDLLCAWKEFKSSEPTDQAQKESRQSDELVLLAIQQLLRNTPSQDDLLLSATILESAMKHSPYNAYLKISAIFTYSKLDATARAWVLFGDLFVKHIQYESCSYLILPLLRSGGFYRETLTVCQEILRLQTATSREAVDFAGRAIENGTVSKANEFIAFQRGRMNQSLSTLEAKGLILDCAPMFQLENSQAASLGAYHGIVGTEADIERSRKIISEGHNPRAAFSLLHVHGSISDNLPMFCENRDLSILSHDILVEQRFDSPEKILSDSIRRGHHHNLLIRAALCVDAIKSPKRGKPTSPSNVLLKLRSSLLLSAKSAFDDCSTSLQSIGYQHLLHSMVTMCKTIAFIGVGDVNGDIEGNSLEEREMKAAELISHARESIIRGQKEMSIATGSTSEVSMLLSDYIVSLFALSRMCAKLLNMFGWDHRKEKTKHCAGAFSEFYLAFASLVQDMVSCLNNQPTDIALSTSYWSEVIPDLIDDEILNETVLLVTRGREETKRRIRGILDEVKGCLDDFTMYY; this comes from the exons ATGTCCAGCAAGCTACATCAAGTATACGTTGCACTCGACTCGCACCAGTACAACCGAGCCATTAAGCTTTGCCTGGCGTTGCCGAAGACCAATATTTTGGGACAGGCGCTTTTGGCACACGCATATGCCAAGTCTGCACAGCGTTATGATGCTTTACGAACGATCCAGTCGATACTGGGAACGGACGCGTTTCCCGAGGTGCAGCTTGAACTGAAATATTCACTGGAAACCGAAGAAAGCAGCGTCAACGCCACGGCGCCCATTTTGGGTCCAATTTCGAGCAAAAAAGCTaacaagaaaggaaagaaaaaacaTTCGaccgctgctgctgctgttccTCCTGTAGCAGTAAGTGCGCCATCCGCGAAACAGTCAGATTTTGATTTGATCGACCGCTTAGATCATCCTCCCGTTTTGCCAGAAAACTGGGAAATTGTTCCAGCAGCGACCGATCAGACCCCAACAGACCACACTGTACTCGCAACGCTTTCTATGACAATGCTGAACCAGCTAAATTTACCCTTGACTGCTTACCAACTCTATTGCTGGGCCATTAAGAAGTTTGAAGATGAAGTTTTAGTCAGCAGGGCTTTTACTAATGGGCTGGCCGTTTTGATGGCTCCCCAGTACCAGGATATTGCACCTTTGGTCTTGGCAAATCTTCAGCTTTTGGCTTTACAATTAAGTCGAATTCAGCAGCGAAGTTATGGAGTCACTCCAGCTATTGCTTGGGCCGCTCAGGCTGCCCTGTGGCAGCTAGAAGCGATCGAGTCGAGTAATAGCCGTAGTGCGGATCCCCAGCAGCTCGCGCGTGCAGCCATGCTGCCACGTCTAGCGGAATCAATGGCATCAAAATGTGTAGCTGAGGATTCGAAAGGCCAACGGGCGGAAGAGTTTTTGCTATACATGCGGGCTTTGGCCCGTCAGCAAAAGTGGGAGGAATCTTTGGATGCGATCGACAATCGTTTGGAAATATCAAAAAACTCGGAAAAAGCGGCGCCATCTCGGGAGACGTTGCTGTATAAAAAgacaaaaattttggaaaagcttgAGCGATACACCGATGCCGCAACTATTCTCGCGGAGCACCTTTTGACGCTGTCGCCGGACCAGTGGGATTATTGGAAAGCCCATATCCGTTGTAGTCTCAAAATGGCTGAAAATAGTGCTGAGACGGTTCTCCTCAGCGAAATTCTGGCAGCCAATGTTATCAAAACCATGGAAATGGATCAACGCCATCCTCTTCGAGGACCTCATCTGGTCGCCGTTGATGTGTCTGCTCGTCGGTTGGAATTACGGCCAAGCAATACCGGTGTGATTGAGGTGATTCACAAGATAATAGCGTACGGAGATATTTTTTGCGCACGAGTTGCGTGTACTTTCTCGGATTTGAGACCCTATCTTGATCAGGTTTTAAAGGTTGCGACTTCAGAAGAAGCACAGATGTTGCTATTGTGGTTAAGTGGGATTCGTTTGAAAGTCAGGGATCTCAACTGCGAGTTCAAAGAACGTGGACGACAGCTTCGATTGTTAACTTTCGCAACACAAATGACATACAAGATTCTTGCTTTACACGGCAATTTAGAAACCGAGTTTTTGATGCACTGGAAGGATCTTTTATGTGCTTGGAAAGAGTTCAAGTCCTCGGAACCTACAGATCAAGCTCAGAAAGAAAGCCGACAGTCCGATGAACTTGTTTTGCTAGCAATCCAACAGCTCTTACGCAATACCCCTTCCCAAGATGATCTCCTTCTGTCGGCGACTATATTGGAATCGGCAATGAAGCATTCACCTTACAATGCGTACCTAAAGATCTCGGCTATCTTTACTTACTCTAAGCTGGATGCCACAGCCCGAGCTTGGGTTCTATTTGGCGATCTCTTTGTAAAACATATTCAGTACGAATCCTGCTCCTATCTTATTTTACCGCTGCTACGATCTGGTGGTTTTTACCGAGAAACACTTACTGTTTGTCAAGAAATTTTAAGGCTACAGACAGCTACATCTCGAGAAGCCGTCGACTTCGCCGGCCGAGCCATCGAGAATGGAACCGTCAGCAAGGCTAATGAGTTTATCGCCTTCCAGCGTGGACGAATGAACCAGAGTTTGTCAACGTTGGAAGCCAAGGGTCTCATTTTGGACTGCGCTCCCATGTTCCAATTGGAGAACTCACAGGCAGCTTCTCTTGGAGCTTATCACGGAATCGTTGGTACGGAAGCAGATATTGAGCGGTCAAGGAAGATTATATCTGAAGGGCACAATCCCCGAGCGGCTTTCAGCTTGTTACACGTGCACGGAAGTATCTCTGACAACTTGCCAATGTTCTGTGAAAACCGTGACCTGTCAATTTTATCTCATGACATACTGGTCGAACAACGCTTTGATTCGCCGGAAAAGATACTGAGTGACTCTATACGCAGAGGTCATCATCACAATCTCCTCATACGAGCCGCGCTTTGTGTAGATGCCATCAAAAGTCCCAAGAGGGGAAAACCTACCTCCCCAAGCAACGTGCTTTTGAAGCTGCGTTCCAGTCTTCTCCTATCGGCAAAGTCTGCATTTGATGATTGCAGCACGAGTCTTCAATCAATTGGATACCAACACTTGCTTCATTCAATGGTGACAATGTGCAAAACAATTGCATTTATTGGCGTTGGTGACGTGAATGGGGATATTGAAGGAAATTCTCtggaagaaagagaaatGAAGGCCGCGGAACTCATTTCTCATGCCCGAGAGTCGATTATACGAGGACAAAAGGAGATGTCGATTGCGACTGGTTCTACATCCGAAGTGAGCATGCTTCTGTCTGACTATATTGTCTCGTTATTTGCATTGTCTCGTATGTGCGCAAAACTATTAAACATGTTTGGATGGGACCatcggaaggaaaagaccAAGCATTGTGCCGGAGCGTTCTCGGAATTTTACTTAGCGTTTGCGTCGCTTGTGCAAGACATGGTTTCTTGCCTCAACAA CCAACCGACGGACATAGCATTGTCGACCTCCTACTGGTCTGAAGTCATCCCTGATTTGATTGATGACGAAATATTGAACGAGACAGTTCTTCTCGTTACGAGAGGAAGGGAAGAAACCAAGAGGCGCATCCGGGGAATTCTTGACGAAGTGAAAGGCTGCCTCGATGATTTTACTATGTACTACTAA
- a CDS encoding predicted protein: protein MEESIEGGMVLDALPYIDSANEDYEQYALALIDDEMNNISPMITPKSIPTKFRTPLMKYEFSQTPGIWELDRPDSETRVKTPETENIDDWKRAVEEAKIVYEWERLRSVYLEIDKVGEGNAASIWMQYNNTLDHLKTLWEQALHAQRDRVEEVNHGRQQEQLTAGEDLTLLATDYNTRIQKLITLKEAVANLNQQTREGSKIP from the coding sequence ATGGAAGAATCAATAGAGGGGGGAATGGTTTTAGACGCTCTGCCGTACATCGACAGCGCGAATGAAGACTACGAACAGTATGCTCTCGCATTAATCGACGATGAAATGAATAATATCAGTCCTATGATCACTCCAAAGTCAATCCCCACAAAATTTCGGACACCCTTGATGAAATACGAATTTTCGCAAACCCCCGGAATCTGGGAGCTTGACAGGCCTGATAGCGAAACCAGAGTGAAAACGCCTGAAACGGAGAATATCGatgattggaaaagagccGTTGAAGAAGCGAAAATTGTCTACGAGTGGGAACGATTGAGATCTGTGTATCTAGAAATTGATAAAGTTGGGGAGGGAAATGCGGCAAGTATATGGATGCAATATAATAATACTTTAGACCATTTGAAAACGTTGTGGGAGCAAGCGCTTCACGCTCAGCGCGATCGAGTGGAAGAAGTCAACCATGGACGCCAGCAAGAGCAACTAACGGCCGGCGAAGATTTGACCCTATTGGCTACCGACTATAACACGCGAATACAAAAGTTGATTACGTTGAAAGAAGCGGTGGCAAATTTAAATCAGCAGACTCGAGAAGGGAGTAAGATACCTTGA
- a CDS encoding predicted protein, with protein MTLESAIMASSVSSSELGLPSSQTPNEGSTGGGMDELLPLVLQLINPDQREVVLLELSKKRESFPDLAPILWHSVGSIAALLAEIVAIYPLLTPPTLTAHASNRVCNALALLQCVASHVDTRQPFLNAQIPLYLYPFLNTQSKSRPFEYLRLTSLGVIGALVKVDDAEVISFLLSTEIIPLCLRIMETGSELSKTVATFIVQKILLEETGLNYVCATAERFYAVSTVLANMVQLLQVHPSVRLLKHVVRCYLRLADHPRAREALKTCLPNSLRDNSFAPHLHNDPTVQKWLVQLLHSVGGELSTNQASEMNETTFQEAGNPL; from the exons ATGACGCTGGAGTCTGCGATCATGGCGTCGTCAGTTAGTAGCTCAGAATTGGGGCTCCCCTCTTCTCAAACTCCTAATGAGGGTAGCACGGGAGgtggcatggatgagctcCTCCCGCTGGTGCTTCAATTGATAAACCCAGACCAG AGAGAGGTTGTTCTTTTGGAATTGTCGAAGAAACGCGAGAGCTTTCCGGACCTGGCGCCAATTTTGTGGCACTCAGTTGGTAGTATTGCGGCGCTGCTTGCAGAAATTGTTGCGATTTATCCACTATTGACTCCACCGACGTTGACGGCTCACGCCTCAAACCGTGTTTGCAATGCCCTTGCGTTGTTGCAATGCGTTGCATCGCATGTAGATACTAGGCAGCCTTTCTTGAACGCCCAGATTCCGTTGTATCTTTACCCTTTTCTCAATACTCAGTCGAAATCCAGGCCATTCGAATACTTGCGACTAACTTCCCTTGGTGTTATCGGGGCTCTGGTAAAAGTTGACGATGCTGAGGTTATTTCATTTTTACTATCGACTGAGATCATTCCACTTTGCCTTCGGATTATGGAGACAGGATCTGAATTGAGCAAGACAGTGGCTACATTTATTGTCCAAAAGATCTTGCTGGAAGAAACAGGATTGAACTATGTATGTGCGACAGCGGAACGTTTCTATGCCGTGTCCACAGTTCTTGCGAATATGGTCCAGCTTTTACAGGTGCATCCATCTGTACGCCTTTTAAAGCACGTTGTCCGTTGCTACTTACGACTAGCTGATCATCCTCGTGCTCGGGAAGCGCTGAAAACTTGTTTACCGAATTCCCTTCGGGACAATTCGTTCGCTCCGCACTTACACAACGATCCTACGGTACAGAAATGGCTCGTGCAACTGTTACATTCAGTGGGTGGTGAACTTTCAACAAACCAAGCATCCGAAATGAACGAGACTACTTTCCAAGAAGCAGGAAATCCTCTATAA
- a CDS encoding predicted protein, translating to MQLSSRLVRLSRSSYCFAIRSGSSAPPSPPQPSPHAMNHPKNHQRTPEDKRLENHSGKESIYKLGKHRSNALELVHKIAPIEVDGEMAICDGGGGALGHPLEYISLARPGTVEYCKYCALRYTQKQK from the exons ATGCAGCTTTCTTCCCGTTTGGTTCGCCTCAGTCGGTCCAGTTACTGTTTTGCGATCCGATCCGGTTCATCAGCTCCGCCTTCTCCTCCGCAGCCCTCGCCTCATGCTATGAATCATCCAAAAAACCACCAGCGAACACCGGAGGACAAGCGCCTCGAAAACCATTCCGGAAAAGAATCGATC TACAAATTGGGAAAGCACCGAAGCAACGCTTTGGAACTGGTTCATAAAATTGCTCCCATCGAAGTTGATGGAGAAATGGCAATTTGCGACGGAGGTGGTGGTGCCTTGGGTCACCCTCTGGAATACATCTCTCTGGCCCGTCCCGGGACCGTTGAATACTGCAAGTATTGCGCTCTCCGGTACACTCAAAAACAGAAGTGA
- a CDS encoding predicted protein, producing the protein MDMNNDSFQPLSKRQKTSDVEKSDEDLSNLVHGDEFALVGREQELDARRRRADRKLRLHSARQKESGEGTDRNDDTDKDFLLPVRYAQNDQLQATATLSNKDMETVYQPVDKDNFDMFSSSPSPQDNMDYQTNSATSKSKRGNEQGDWDDSEGYYKAVIGEIIRLEQTIDSASGNSSRSEISFRISGVVGKGVFSTVLKCTTVSNSSSIQLPPTVALKFIRHNDTMAKAALNEVQTLQRLKGCDGIVPLLLPLTETPMEHRGHVVLAFSCMEYNLRDVLQKFGKGVGLSLQAVRSYFGQLLAAATHLKKNNIIHADLKPDNILVSADFSFVQLADFGSAIDASESQQNQPTPYLVSRFYRAPEIILGLTPTFAVDLWSLSVTAAELFLGEVLFKGSSNNDMLYSFMQHMGPISNRIIRQHLAGCQRFPISKQFSQEGASFLFKQQTTDPVTGRHVHRMLSLATSSNGGRFPSATPLHRVLLRAKSTKDNRIVVNRFSDLLVGCLSLDPSRRMSLKETLQHSFFQLENS; encoded by the coding sequence ATGGACATGAACAATGATAGTTTTCAACCGTTGTCCAAGCGCCAGAAGACATCTGATGTCGAGAAGAGCGACGAAGACCTTTCAAATTTAGTTCATGGTGATGAGTTTGCTCTTGTAGGCCGAGAACAAGAGCTGGATGCTCGGCGAAGACGCGCAGACAGAAAACTACGGCTTCACAGTGCTCGGCAAAAAGAATCAGGTGAAGGAACAGACAGAAACGACGACACGGACAAGGATTTCTTATTGCCTGTGAGATATGCTCAAAATGATCAGCTCCAGGCAACAGCAACTTTAAGCAACAAGGACATGGAAACAGTTTATCAGCCGGTCGACAAGGACAATTTTGACATGTTTTCCAGCTCTCCGTCTCCGCAGGACAATATGGATTACCAAACGAACTCAGCGACATCCAAGTCGAAGCGAGGAAATGAACAAGGGGATTGGGACGACAGCGAAGGATATTACAAAGCTGTAATTGGTGAAATTATTCGTTTAGAACAAACGATAGACTCCGCTTCTGGCAATTCCAGCAGATCAGAGATAAGCTTCCGAATTTCAGGAGTTGTTGGGAAAGGGGTCTTCTCCACCGTTCTCAAATGTACAACTGTAAGCAATAGTAGCAGTATCCAGCTTCCTCCTACAGTTGCCTTGAAGTTCATCCGGCACAACGACACGATGGCGAAGGCCGCATTGAACGAGGTGCAAACTTTACAGCGCTTAAAGGGATGCGACGGTATTGTTCCATTGCTGTTACCACTTACAGAAACTCCGATGGAACACCGAGGACATGTTGTCTTGGCGTTTTCATGTATGGAATACAATCTCCGAGACGTGCTTCAGAAATTCGGGAAAGGTGTCGGTCTTTCACTACAAGCAGTTCGATCATATTTCGGCCAGCTTCTGGCTGCCGCAACGCATCTAAAGAAGAACAACATAATACACGCAGATTTGAAGCCGGATAACATTCTCGTAAGCGccgatttttcttttgttcagCTTGCGGATTTCGGTTCAGCTATTGATGCATCGGAGTCCCAACAAAACCAGCCGACGCCGTACCTGGTATCACGTTTTTACCGCGCGCCCGAAATAATTCTTGGTTTGACTCCGACATTTGCGGTTGATTTGTGGAGCTTGTCGGTCACGGCAGCCGAGTTGTTTCTAGGAGAAGTTTTGTTCAAGGGGTCTTCAAACAATGACATGCTCTACAGCTTTATGCAGCACATGGGGCCAATTTCCAATCGCATTATCCGTCAGCATTTGGCAGGATGCCAGCGCTTTCCAATTTCGAAACAATTTTCTCAGGAAGGAGCAAGCTTCCTTTTTAAGCAGCAGACAACAGATCCCGTGACTGGTCGGCATGTACACAGGATGTTGTCGCTTGCAACCTCAAGTAACGGAGGGAGGTTTCCGTCGGCCACTCCTTTACATCGCGTGTTGTTGAGGGCAAAGTCCACAAAAGACAATCGCATTGTGGTCAATCGATTTTCAGATCTTCTAGTGGGATGCCTCAGTCTGGATCCGTCCAGAAGGATGAGTTTAAAAGAAACTTTGCAGCACTCTTTCTTCCAGCTTGAAAACTCGTAA
- a CDS encoding predicted protein produces the protein MDDISDTASDDQKDTEYVSNSGTIKFKGNEDEWRTWKGKTIATAMQHRFYQALFMQESLATMEEVNAGTASKSTRKAFLRNVQAYAHLALCCEKTAYSYVENAVTERAPMGDAYEAWKKLCESINENVEEWFLELEYWNTRMGKIKQSYMRDDLQMKAHIIDQLPEAYEAVKVKLSGAYTTTPMETFKRIILDFWKRHNVLSPTETSSQWKFAEEERLMQDKYNTKEEEEAKMSEEPEPHKDKGFNEMTGNPDPREDILQEYHDVPISKNRNGWNAMEKPSIQDRKGLGGLIKRNSVPTRVGNRKSFKWKQAIFDIMVNLGIALGFIYWHAMKDLDKFRKLLGVHCMAVNNEIGQYIGVKTTEYEKEFIRDHELEIWEEAKIFSIPGYHEEFHKGNEGQSVSKKQSSLLIGKIVFLVSKWITDCMTALRELSTLLDTVKWKMKSSNREDVKFGSQVGHVRQNATCHTKRFEKERALISS, from the exons ATGGACGACATTAGCGATACGGCATCCGATGACCAGAAGGACACGGAGTATGTGAGTAACAGTGGGACCATCAAGTTCAAAGGAAATGAGGATGAATGGCGTACCTGGAAAGGGAAGACGATTGCGACGGCAATGCAACATCGCTTCTACCAAGCGTTATTCATGCAGGAAAGCCTTGCAACCATGGAAGAGGTCAATGCAGGGACTGCAAGCAAGTCGACGCGGAAAGCATTCTTGAGAAACGTACAGGCGTACGCTCATTTGGCACTGTGCTGCGAAAAGACCGCATATTCGTACGTCGAAAATGCGGTGACAGAACGAGCGCCGATGGGAGATGCCTACGAAGCGTGGAAGAAACTGTGTGAAAG TATAAATGAAAATGTGGAAGAGTGGTTTCTGGAGCTGGAGTACTGGAATACCCGTATGGGTAAGATCAAGCAGTCCTACATGCGCGATGACCTTCAGATGAAGGCACATATAATTGACCAACTCCCCGAGGCCTATGAGGCAGTGAAAGTCAAGTTGAGTGGAGCATACACGACCACCCCAATGGAGACGTTTAAGAGGATCATTTTAGACTTCTGGAAGAGGCACA ATGTGTTAAGCCCGACGGAAACAAGCAGTCAGTGGAAGTTTGCCGAGGAAGAACGCTTGATGCAGGACAAGTATAAtaccaaagaagaagaagaagccaaaatgTCTGAGGAGCCGGAGCCGCACAAAGACAAGGGATTTAACGAAATGACCGGAAATCCGGACCCGCGAGAAGATATTCTGCAGGAATATCACGATGTGCCCATCAGCAAAAACAGAAACGGATGGAACGCGATGGAAAAGCCGAGTATCCAGGACCGAAAGGGTTTAGGAGGGCTTATCAAAAGGAACAGCGTACCCACCAGAGTTGGTAACCGCAAGAGTTTCAAATGGAAACAAGCAATTTTTGACATCATGGTAAACCTGGGAATTGCTTTGGGCTTTATCTATTGGCATGCAATGAAGGATTTAGACAAATTCAGAAAGTTACTTGGAGTACACTGCATGGCTGTAAACAACGAGATTGGGCAATACATTGGAGTCAAAACAACAGAGTATGAGAAAGAATTCATCCGGGACCACGAACTAGAGATCTGGGAGGAAGCCAAGATTTTTAGCATTCCTGGATACCACGAAGAATTTCACAAGGGAAATGAAGGACAATCAGTATCGAAGAAACAGTCCAGTTTACTTATTGGAAAAATTGTATTTTTGGTAAGCAAATGGATCACGGACTGCATGACTGCACTCCGCGAGCTCTCCACGTTGCTGGACACAGTAAAGTGGAAAATGAAATCATCGAACAGGGAGgatgtcaagtttggcagtcaagtgggacatgtccggcagaatgcgacatgtcacacaaagagatttgaaaaagagcgagctctcatctcgagctaa